The proteins below are encoded in one region of Campylobacter helveticus:
- the pglI gene encoding GalNAc(5)-diNAcBac-PP-undecaprenol beta-1,3-glucosyltransferase has product MKLSIIIATYKRQELLKKAVESVLRQDFKDFEIIISDDNSNDGTKELVEALQKKDTRIKYVLNSRYKQGPNGNKNNGLDYASGEFIGFLDDDDEMLEGTLSLLMQKANEGYSHIFGNCVIEKDGVLSEEFSGKGLMSDCEVSKKDFLMQKFHGEFLSIFKKSLLKNQRFNEDFYGNEATLWVNLYEEKSFYIHKALRIYRIKREDSVTLGAQKHAFRVYLGYLELAKILENELKNDEDYRGVCANYYKMAAYYAKFANEYKKMYACLFKSLGVKLNAPAFILLLLSVVPSKAVACLSKLRVALCKN; this is encoded by the coding sequence ATGAAGCTTTCCATCATCATAGCCACTTATAAAAGACAAGAACTTCTTAAAAAGGCTGTTGAAAGCGTTTTGAGGCAGGATTTTAAAGATTTTGAAATTATTATTAGCGATGATAATTCAAATGATGGCACCAAAGAGCTAGTTGAAGCTTTGCAAAAAAAGGATACGCGCATTAAATATGTGCTAAATTCGCGTTATAAGCAGGGTCCTAATGGAAACAAAAATAACGGGCTTGATTATGCAAGTGGCGAATTTATAGGCTTTTTAGATGATGATGATGAGATGCTTGAGGGGACCTTAAGCCTTTTAATGCAAAAAGCAAACGAGGGCTACTCGCATATTTTTGGCAATTGCGTGATAGAAAAAGATGGGGTGCTAAGTGAGGAGTTTAGCGGCAAGGGGTTAATGAGTGATTGTGAGGTGAGTAAGAAAGATTTTTTAATGCAGAAATTTCACGGAGAGTTTTTAAGCATTTTTAAGAAATCTTTGCTTAAAAATCAGCGTTTTAACGAGGATTTTTATGGGAACGAAGCCACGCTTTGGGTGAATTTATATGAGGAAAAAAGTTTTTATATCCATAAGGCTTTAAGGATTTACCGCATTAAAAGAGAAGATAGTGTAACCTTAGGCGCACAAAAACACGCTTTTAGAGTATATCTTGGGTATTTAGAGCTTGCGAAAATTTTAGAAAATGAGCTAAAAAATGATGAGGATTATAGGGGCGTGTGTGCAAATTATTATAAAATGGCGGCGTATTATGCAAAATTTGCAAATGAGTATAAAAAAATGTATGCGTGTTTGTTTAAAAGCTTAGGGGTTAAGCTTAATGCACCGGCGTTTATTTTGCTGCTATTAAGCGTAGTGCCTAGCAAAGCGGTGGCTTGTTTATCAAAATTAAGGGTGGCTTTATGCAAAAATTAG
- the pglC gene encoding undecaprenyl phosphate N,N'-diacetylbacillosamine 1-phosphate transferase — translation MYKNFIKRAFDLSLALVLLVLFSPVILLTALMLKITQKSVIFTQLRPGKDEKPFVIYKFKTMSDERDERGELLPDELRLKSFGKLVRSLSLDELLQLFNVLKGDMSFVGPRPLLMEYLSLYNERQKLRHKVRPGITGWAQVNGRNNISWEKKFELDVYYVENISFFLDLKILFLTAFKVLKRSGVNKEGQATTEKFNGTN, via the coding sequence ATGTATAAAAATTTTATAAAAAGGGCGTTTGATTTAAGTTTGGCTTTGGTGCTTTTGGTGCTTTTTTCGCCTGTGATTTTGCTGACTGCTTTAATGCTTAAAATTACACAAAAAAGCGTGATTTTCACGCAGCTTAGACCGGGAAAAGATGAAAAGCCCTTTGTGATTTATAAATTTAAAACGATGAGTGATGAAAGAGATGAAAGGGGCGAGCTTTTACCCGATGAATTACGCTTAAAGTCCTTTGGTAAGCTTGTAAGAAGCTTAAGCCTAGATGAGCTTTTGCAGCTTTTTAATGTCTTAAAAGGCGATATGAGCTTTGTGGGACCTAGACCTTTATTAATGGAGTATTTAAGCCTTTATAATGAAAGGCAAAAATTAAGGCATAAGGTAAGACCGGGCATTACTGGTTGGGCGCAGGTGAATGGGCGTAATAATATCTCTTGGGAGAAAAAATTCGAACTTGATGTGTATTATGTGGAAAATATCTCCTTTTTTTTGGATTTAAAAATTCTCTTTTTAACAGCGTTTAAGGTGCTAAAACGAAGCGGGGTTAATAAAGAAGGACAAGCGACTACGGAGAAATTTAATGGCACAAACTAA
- a CDS encoding STT3 domain-containing protein: MKNEGVKNANLRLVFFILLAFGFSVLCRFYWIYWASDFNEYFFNNELMISSNDGYTFAEGARDKIAGFHQENDLSFINSSLSILTYVLYKITPFSFESIILYMSVFFSSLIVVPLLLISNELKRPLMGLFAAFLASIAKSYYNRTMAGYYDTDMLAIVLPMFILYFFMRLILRKDAFSLLALPFFMGLYLWWYPSSYTLNIAFIALFVLFVFVFHRKEKSFYIAALLCAITLSNIAWFYQSAIIVLLFALFILKNSFFNFKIILLLALAVLVFLALSGGIDPILYQLKFYLLRSDESASLAQGFAYFNVNLTIQEVESVDLRTFMQRISGSELVFLLSIFGLIWLIKKHKVMLLALPMLALGFLALRGGLRFTIYAVPIMALGFGFLSVQILTLVQKTRPLKDTKFLRVFFYGVFPLFVLGLGTYFYFNQSALYESMGVEFDKSFWAYFLEDSLLFSLLILAIFTPLIFELLWRKRDIRFVCSFYIVGVLLFSLWANLSHIYQYRAHTVFSYNEAAILDNLKHNVSREDYIVAWWDYGYPIRYYSDVKTLADGGKHLGKDNFFPSFVLSKEPRAAANMARLSVEYTEKSFKTPYNDILEAMMKDYNYSNVNVFLAALSKKDFELQTPKTRDIYIYMPSRMAAIFGTVASFSYMSLETGELENPFVYSVAYYLGNDEDGKLILSNNMLLHSDFRSFELNGKLYNINSLVEFTSVQQKYYSVVEIDKDAKYYLFHIKDANIPNVQFILMDKAMFESAFVQMFFFGKFDESLYELIVDSKEAKVYKLKL, encoded by the coding sequence ATGAAAAATGAGGGTGTGAAAAATGCAAATTTAAGGTTGGTATTTTTTATTTTACTAGCTTTTGGTTTTAGTGTTTTGTGTCGGTTTTACTGGATTTATTGGGCGAGTGATTTTAATGAGTATTTTTTCAATAATGAATTAATGATAAGCTCAAATGACGGCTACACCTTTGCTGAGGGTGCTAGAGATAAGATAGCTGGTTTTCATCAAGAAAACGATTTGAGTTTTATCAATTCTTCGCTTTCTATTTTAACCTATGTGCTTTATAAAATCACACCATTTAGCTTTGAAAGCATTATTTTATATATGAGTGTGTTTTTTTCTTCTCTTATCGTTGTGCCGCTTCTTTTGATTTCAAATGAGCTTAAACGCCCTTTAATGGGGCTTTTTGCGGCATTTTTGGCAAGCATTGCAAAGAGTTATTATAACCGCACAATGGCAGGATATTATGATACGGATATGTTAGCTATCGTGCTTCCTATGTTTATCTTATATTTTTTTATGAGGCTTATTTTACGAAAAGATGCCTTTTCTTTACTTGCTTTGCCATTTTTTATGGGGCTTTATCTTTGGTGGTATCCCTCAAGCTACACTTTAAATATAGCTTTTATCGCTCTTTTTGTGCTTTTTGTCTTTGTTTTTCACAGGAAAGAAAAATCTTTTTATATCGCGGCACTTTTGTGCGCCATCACACTTTCTAATATCGCTTGGTTTTATCAAAGTGCTATTATTGTTTTGCTTTTTGCTCTTTTTATCCTTAAAAATTCATTTTTTAATTTTAAGATTATCTTGCTTTTAGCCTTAGCGGTTTTGGTATTTTTGGCTTTAAGTGGAGGGATAGACCCTATCCTTTATCAGCTTAAATTTTATCTTTTAAGAAGTGATGAAAGTGCTTCTTTGGCACAAGGTTTTGCATATTTTAATGTCAATTTAACCATACAAGAGGTTGAAAGTGTGGATTTGAGAACTTTTATGCAGAGGATTAGCGGAAGTGAGCTTGTTTTTTTACTTTCGATTTTTGGACTAATTTGGCTCATCAAAAAGCATAAGGTAATGCTCTTGGCTTTGCCGATGTTAGCACTTGGTTTTTTAGCACTTAGAGGGGGGCTTAGATTTACCATTTATGCTGTGCCTATTATGGCGCTTGGTTTTGGATTTTTAAGTGTGCAAATTTTAACTCTTGTGCAAAAAACACGCCCTTTAAAAGATACCAAATTTTTAAGAGTATTTTTTTATGGTGTATTTCCCCTTTTCGTGCTTGGACTTGGGACTTATTTTTACTTTAATCAAAGTGCATTGTATGAGAGTATGGGGGTGGAATTTGATAAAAGTTTTTGGGCGTATTTTTTAGAAGATAGTTTGCTTTTTTCTTTGCTGATTTTAGCGATTTTCACGCCTTTGATTTTCGAGCTTTTGTGGAGAAAAAGAGATATTCGTTTTGTGTGTAGTTTTTACATTGTGGGTGTTTTACTTTTTTCTTTGTGGGCGAATTTAAGCCATATTTATCAATACAGAGCGCATACGGTTTTTAGCTATAACGAAGCGGCGATTTTGGATAATCTTAAGCATAATGTTTCTAGGGAGGATTATATTGTCGCTTGGTGGGATTATGGCTATCCTATCCGCTATTATAGTGATGTAAAAACCTTAGCAGATGGGGGAAAGCATTTAGGAAAGGATAATTTTTTCCCTTCTTTTGTTTTAAGCAAAGAGCCTCGTGCGGCGGCAAATATGGCAAGACTAAGCGTAGAATACACTGAAAAAAGTTTTAAAACTCCATATAACGATATTTTAGAGGCTATGATGAAGGATTATAATTATAGTAATGTTAATGTATTTTTAGCGGCACTTTCCAAGAAAGATTTTGAACTTCAAACGCCTAAAACTAGAGATATTTACATTTATATGCCTTCTCGTATGGCGGCGATTTTTGGCACTGTGGCGAGTTTTTCTTATATGAGTTTAGAAACGGGTGAACTTGAAAATCCTTTTGTATATAGCGTGGCTTATTATTTGGGTAATGATGAAGATGGCAAACTTATTTTAAGCAACAATATGCTTTTGCATAGCGATTTTAGAAGTTTTGAGCTAAATGGTAAGCTTTATAATATCAATTCTTTGGTTGAATTCACCTCAGTGCAACAAAAATATTATAGTGTGGTGGAGATTGATAAAGATGCGAAATATTATCTCTTTCACATCAAGGACGCAAATATCCCTAATGTGCAGTTTATCTTGATGGATAAGGCGATGTTTGAAAGTGCTTTTGTGCAAATGTTTTTCTTTGGAAAATTTGATGAAAGCTTGTATGAATTAATTGTTGATAGCAAAGAAGCAAAGGTCTATAAATTAAAATTATGA
- the pglA gene encoding N,N'-diacetylbacillosaminyl-diphospho-undecaprenol alpha-1,3-N-acetylgalactosaminyltransferase, which translates to MRVGFLSHAGSSVYHFRAPIIKALKARGDEVFILVPKDEYAKRLEELDCPIVFYDLKRSSLNPFVVIKNFLHLKKVLQGLKLDLLQTSAHKSNTFGILAAHFAKIPYKFALVEGLGSFYIDESFKSFLVRLNINFLYKLAFKIATKFIFVNESNAIFMKNLGLKEEKICVIKSVGINLKKFFPLPVPKEEKDSFLKANQMEDKPIVLMIARALWHKGVREFYEAAEILKEKANFVFVGGTDDNISSASLEFLKSGAVFYLGARSDVVELIRLCDVFVLPSYKEGFPVTIMEAKACAKACVVSDCEGCVEAISNAYDGLWAKTGDAIDLSEKISLLLDDEKLRANLAQNAFKESLKYDEEKIAKRYLKLYDESMKDV; encoded by the coding sequence ATGAGAGTAGGATTTTTAAGCCACGCAGGCTCAAGTGTGTATCATTTTAGAGCGCCCATTATCAAAGCCTTGAAAGCTAGGGGTGATGAGGTATTTATCCTAGTGCCAAAAGATGAGTATGCTAAGAGACTTGAAGAGCTTGATTGTCCCATTGTCTTTTATGATTTAAAGCGCTCAAGCCTTAATCCTTTCGTGGTGATAAAAAATTTCTTACACCTTAAAAAAGTGCTTCAAGGCTTAAAGTTAGACCTCTTGCAAACGAGTGCGCATAAAAGTAATACTTTTGGAATTTTAGCTGCACATTTTGCTAAGATTCCTTATAAATTTGCTCTTGTTGAGGGGCTTGGTTCTTTTTATATCGATGAAAGTTTTAAAAGCTTTTTAGTGCGTTTAAATATTAATTTTCTTTATAAACTTGCCTTTAAAATTGCGACAAAATTTATTTTTGTTAATGAAAGCAATGCCATTTTTATGAAAAATTTGGGCTTAAAAGAAGAAAAAATTTGTGTGATTAAATCTGTTGGGATTAATCTTAAAAAATTCTTCCCTCTTCCCGTGCCTAAAGAAGAAAAAGATTCTTTTTTAAAAGCAAATCAAATGGAAGATAAGCCCATAGTTTTGATGATAGCTAGGGCTTTGTGGCATAAGGGTGTGAGAGAATTTTACGAAGCGGCTGAAATCTTAAAGGAAAAGGCAAATTTTGTTTTTGTGGGTGGCACGGATGATAATATTTCAAGTGCGAGTTTAGAATTTCTTAAAAGTGGAGCCGTGTTTTATTTGGGTGCTAGGAGTGATGTGGTGGAGCTGATTAGGCTTTGTGATGTTTTTGTTTTGCCAAGTTATAAGGAGGGCTTTCCTGTAACGATTATGGAGGCTAAGGCTTGTGCTAAGGCTTGTGTGGTGAGTGATTGCGAGGGGTGTGTGGAGGCTATTTCTAATGCTTATGATGGGCTTTGGGCAAAAACAGGCGATGCGATAGATTTAAGCGAAAAAATTAGCCTGCTTTTAGATGATGAAAAATTAAGAGCGAATTTAGCACAAAATGCCTTTAAAGAGTCCTTAAAATACGACGAAGAAAAGATAGCAAAAAGGTATTTAAAACTTTATGATGAGAGTATGAAAGATGTATAA
- the pglH gene encoding GalNAc-alpha-(1->4)-GalNAc-alpha-(1->3)-diNAcBac-PP-undecaprenol alpha-1,4-N-acetyl-D-galactosaminyltransferase has translation MKITFIIATLNSGGAERVLVTLANALCKEHEVCIIKFHPEDSFYKLEKEIVLKTLPQFSFHNLYHKIASRIKKIFALRKALKESPSDVFISFLDTTNIACIVAKIGLKTPLIISEHSNEAYLKSKFWRLLRRLSYPYASALSVLGASDKAFYEKFVKKVLVLNNPCHFSSNQLSLPQKENLVLFVGRLDFNKNASMFIKAVALLKGDLLLNYRFCIVGDGELKSALEQEARALGAKVEFLGRIEDMASLYARARALCLCSFVEGLPTVLIESLYFDVCRISSEYYNGARDLIENEKDGLIVPLNDEKALALALERILNDENLRNDLVENARKRQKDYEISHIKQKWLDLIGEVL, from the coding sequence ATGAAAATCACTTTCATCATAGCGACTTTAAATTCTGGCGGAGCGGAGAGGGTTTTGGTAACCTTAGCAAATGCACTTTGTAAGGAACATGAGGTTTGTATTATTAAATTTCACCCAGAAGATTCTTTTTATAAGCTTGAAAAAGAGATAGTCTTAAAAACCCTGCCACAGTTTAGTTTTCATAATCTTTACCATAAAATCGCAAGTCGCATTAAGAAAATTTTTGCATTAAGAAAAGCTTTAAAAGAAAGTCCAAGCGATGTTTTTATCTCTTTTTTGGATACGACTAATATCGCTTGTATCGTTGCTAAAATAGGACTTAAAACCCCTTTAATCATCAGTGAGCATAGCAATGAGGCTTATTTAAAATCTAAATTTTGGCGACTTTTAAGAAGACTGAGCTATCCTTATGCGAGTGCTTTGAGTGTGCTTGGTGCGAGTGATAAGGCATTTTATGAAAAATTTGTTAAGAAGGTTTTGGTTTTAAATAATCCTTGTCATTTTTCTTCAAATCAGCTTTCTTTACCACAAAAAGAAAATTTGGTGCTTTTTGTTGGGCGTTTGGATTTTAATAAAAATGCTTCGATGTTTATTAAAGCGGTGGCACTTTTAAAGGGCGATTTGCTTTTAAATTATCGTTTTTGCATAGTGGGGGACGGAGAGCTTAAGAGCGCCTTAGAGCAAGAGGCTAGGGCTTTGGGTGCAAAAGTGGAGTTTTTAGGACGCATTGAGGATATGGCTTCGCTTTATGCTAGGGCTAGGGCACTTTGTCTTTGTTCTTTTGTCGAGGGTTTGCCAACCGTTTTAATAGAAAGCTTATATTTTGATGTGTGCCGAATTTCGAGTGAGTATTATAATGGCGCGAGGGATTTGATAGAAAATGAAAAAGACGGACTTATCGTGCCTTTAAATGATGAAAAAGCCCTTGCTTTAGCACTTGAAAGAATTTTAAATGATGAGAATTTAAGAAATGATTTAGTGGAAAATGCAAGGAAGAGGCAAAAAGATTATGAAATTTCACACATTAAGCAAAAATGGCTTGACTTGATAGGAGAAGTTTTATGA
- the pglK gene encoding BC-type lipopolysaccharide transporter PglK, with translation MLKKLFFILSKEDKRFLFSLLAFSILISFIETFAISLVMPFITLASDFSYFERNAFLINIKQSLNLPAFKIIIYLGLIMIAFYLLRAILNAWYFHLLARFSKGRYHAIASKIFAKFLHISYEKFTQKNQSAILKSITGEVYNLSTMLSSFLLMMSEIFVVLLLYALMLLINYKITIFLSIFMLLNAFILVKILSPFIKKAGIEREKAMKSFFEILNTNLNNFKFIKLKTKEEGVLKLFKAQSEAFSKANITNESINALPRIYLEAVGFCVLVFIVVFLVFKYESDISNILATISIFVLALYRLMPSANRIISSYHDLLYYHSSLDILFEILKEKEEKNAEGELNFTKELRLENLSFHYENKAMLFENINFTLKKGEKIAFIGESGSGKSTFVDILSSLLKPTSGQIFVDDTPLCEKNIKTFRRKIGYIPQQIYLFNDSIAKNISFGDEVDEALLKEVIRQANLEDFIQNLEEGVQTKVGDGGSNLSGGQRQRIAIARALYTKPEILILDEATSALDNESEAKIMDEIYKISQDKTLIIIAHRLSTIKNCDKIYKVEKGKISLEQTL, from the coding sequence GTGTTAAAAAAACTTTTTTTTATCCTCTCCAAAGAGGATAAGCGTTTTTTGTTTTCTTTATTGGCTTTTTCTATACTCATTTCTTTTATAGAAACTTTTGCCATATCTTTAGTAATGCCTTTTATCACTTTGGCGAGCGATTTTTCTTATTTTGAAAGAAATGCGTTTTTAATAAACATTAAGCAAAGTTTAAATTTGCCCGCCTTTAAGATTATCATTTATCTAGGGCTTATAATGATAGCGTTTTATCTTTTAAGAGCTATTTTAAATGCGTGGTATTTTCATCTTTTGGCGCGTTTTTCTAAGGGGCGTTACCACGCTATCGCCTCTAAGATTTTTGCTAAATTTTTGCATATAAGTTATGAAAAATTTACTCAAAAAAATCAATCTGCGATTTTAAAGTCCATCACGGGAGAAGTTTATAATCTTAGCACTATGCTTTCATCTTTTTTGCTGATGATGAGCGAAATTTTTGTAGTGCTTTTACTTTACGCTTTAATGCTTTTGATTAACTATAAAATTACAATTTTTTTAAGTATTTTTATGCTTCTTAATGCTTTTATTTTGGTAAAAATTTTAAGTCCTTTCATCAAAAAAGCAGGGATTGAAAGAGAAAAGGCGATGAAAAGCTTTTTTGAAATTTTAAATACAAATTTAAATAATTTTAAATTCATTAAGTTAAAGACTAAAGAAGAGGGCGTTTTGAAACTTTTTAAAGCCCAAAGTGAAGCTTTTTCAAAAGCAAATATTACCAACGAAAGCATTAATGCTTTGCCTAGAATTTATTTAGAGGCGGTGGGTTTTTGTGTTTTAGTTTTTATCGTTGTTTTTTTGGTGTTTAAGTATGAAAGTGATATTTCAAATATTTTAGCGACAATTTCCATTTTTGTTTTGGCTCTTTATAGGCTTATGCCAAGTGCAAATCGCATTATAAGCTCTTATCACGATTTGCTTTATTATCACTCTTCTTTAGATATTCTTTTTGAAATTTTAAAAGAAAAAGAAGAGAAAAATGCGGAAGGGGAATTAAATTTCACTAAAGAATTACGCCTTGAAAATCTTAGCTTCCATTACGAAAATAAAGCTATGCTTTTTGAAAATATCAATTTTACGCTTAAAAAAGGTGAAAAAATCGCATTTATCGGTGAAAGTGGGAGTGGAAAAAGCACCTTTGTGGATATTTTAAGCTCACTTTTAAAGCCAACGAGTGGGCAAATTTTTGTCGATGACACGCCACTTTGTGAAAAAAACATCAAAACCTTTCGTAGAAAGATAGGCTATATCCCTCAGCAAATTTATCTTTTTAATGACAGCATTGCTAAAAATATTAGCTTTGGAGATGAGGTTGATGAAGCTTTACTAAAAGAAGTGATAAGACAGGCAAATTTGGAGGATTTTATCCAAAATTTAGAAGAAGGTGTGCAAACTAAAGTAGGCGATGGAGGAAGTAATTTAAGCGGAGGACAAAGACAAAGAATCGCCATAGCAAGAGCACTTTATACAAAGCCCGAAATTCTCATCCTAGATGAAGCGACTTCGGCACTAGATAATGAAAGTGAAGCAAAAATTATGGACGAAATTTATAAAATTTCTCAAGATAAGACCCTCATCATCATAGCACATAGGCTTTCTACGATAAAAAATTGCGATAAAATTTATAAGGTCGAAAAAGGTAAAATCAGCTTGGAGCAAACTTTATGA
- a CDS encoding N-acetylgalactosamine-N,N'-diacetylbacillosaminyl-diphospho-undecaprenol 4-alpha-N-acetylgalactosaminyltransferase: protein MQKLAIFIYSLGSGGAERVVATLVPLLKMKFEVHIILMNEKISYELEDVKVHFLEKSSPNENALMKFIKLPFLALKYKKLCKNLDIDVEFVFLNRPNYIALMARIFGSKTRLIVNECTTPSVMYAKNNFNSLANKLLIKFLYPKADLILPNSKGNQNDLIQNFNIKESKCELLYNAVDLEAIELKSKEAISLKEPFILSVGRLDKGKNHTLLIRAFSKLKTNLKLVILGEGVLKEELESLILELDLKDRVLLLGFDNNPYKYMAKCEFFAFASVFEGFSNVLIESLACGCAVVCTEHQSGALELFGRNEFGLLVEVDNENSMLCGLKTMIEDEELRRAYKKKAKMRALEFDKLKIAKIALKYLMGQK from the coding sequence ATGCAAAAATTAGCGATTTTTATTTATTCTTTAGGTAGTGGGGGTGCTGAGAGGGTTGTAGCGACTTTAGTGCCACTTTTAAAGATGAAATTTGAAGTGCATATTATCTTAATGAATGAAAAAATTTCTTATGAGCTTGAAGATGTTAAAGTGCATTTTTTAGAAAAATCAAGCCCCAACGAAAATGCCTTAATGAAATTTATCAAGCTTCCATTTTTAGCCTTAAAATATAAAAAACTTTGTAAAAATTTAGATATAGATGTAGAATTTGTATTTTTAAATCGTCCTAATTATATCGCTTTAATGGCTAGAATTTTTGGTTCTAAAACGCGTCTAATTGTTAATGAATGTACAACGCCAAGCGTAATGTATGCGAAAAATAATTTTAATTCTTTGGCAAATAAGCTTTTAATTAAATTTTTATATCCTAAAGCAGATTTAATTTTGCCAAATTCTAAAGGTAATCAAAATGATTTAATCCAAAATTTTAACATTAAAGAGAGCAAATGCGAGTTGCTTTATAATGCTGTGGATTTAGAGGCAATTGAACTAAAATCAAAAGAAGCAATTAGCCTAAAAGAGCCTTTTATCTTAAGCGTTGGGCGTCTTGACAAGGGGAAAAATCACACTCTTTTAATTCGTGCTTTTTCCAAACTTAAGACAAATTTGAAACTTGTGATTTTAGGAGAGGGTGTTTTAAAAGAGGAGCTTGAAAGCCTGATTTTGGAGCTTGATTTAAAAGATAGGGTTTTGCTTTTAGGTTTTGATAATAATCCTTACAAATATATGGCAAAATGCGAATTTTTTGCTTTTGCTTCGGTTTTTGAGGGCTTTTCTAATGTTTTAATCGAAAGTCTTGCTTGTGGGTGTGCTGTGGTTTGCACCGAGCATCAAAGTGGTGCTTTGGAGCTTTTTGGGCGTAATGAATTTGGACTTTTGGTTGAAGTGGATAATGAAAATTCAATGCTTTGCGGACTAAAGACGATGATAGAAGATGAGGAATTAAGACGGGCTTATAAAAAGAAAGCTAAAATGAGGGCTTTAGAATTTGATAAGCTTAAAATCGCAAAAATAGCTTTAAAATATTTAATGGGGCAAAAATGA